In Vitis riparia cultivar Riparia Gloire de Montpellier isolate 1030 chromosome 19, EGFV_Vit.rip_1.0, whole genome shotgun sequence, the following proteins share a genomic window:
- the LOC117908465 gene encoding uncharacterized protein LOC117908465 has protein sequence MGLKKTTDDHWAFLEEFEAPMWADLTLEAKANNQDIDDKWFHISHPFHQFPSHQLKSAFSGSSEGSENLDFDLHGPSSPKLPSSVSRSRGKHYRSRNWGKENGGFSLNKQHPVKSLSGKTSWVDSGSSQEIKPKPSCGNLKGTCSSKTSLGCDSSSTRTSIPNYTIPISSFGDSKGRLSSVAIKASESNSTTSTITFEGTHQQPQKSLEVSSGPFGHTSGLLSVMRITLRKSCATRQASRVEINKCQQSEGCKSSAGKSSVGSSSNPGYDVKDRTATALRNRDRTPDSRNVMRTSQTAVNRGRASTTSKASNVLVDYRTNNSRKEGKRIVAKSTTKDAVKSKVVCQTVNRKGLVPLRVNEQDPLTAATKAKSKVGVGASNRLAGGGKENARGKLAVSQKSSGRDIVRGQTGKKQSISRKGDKTGFTGPKGKISGRSEGKTSMNVHQKVFLP, from the exons ATGGGTCTCAAGAAAACAACTGACGATCACTGGGCTTTTCTG GAAGAATTTGAAGCTCCTATGTGGGCAGATCTTACCCTAGAAGCTAAGGCCAATAACCAAGATAT AGATGACAAGTGGTTCCACATAAGCCATCC GTTCCACCAGTTTCCCTCTCACCAGTTAAAATCTGCATTTTCTGGTTCCAGTGAGGGGAGTGAAAACTTGGACTTTGACTTACATGGACCATCTTCTCCTAAACTTCCTTCCTCAGTCTCTAGATCAAGAGGCAAACACTACAGGAGCAGAAACTGGGGAAAGGAAAATGGTGGGTTTTCATTAAATAAGCAGCATCCAGTCAAGAGTTTAAGTGGTAAAACTTCATGGGTTGATTCAGGCTCTAGCCAGGaaataaaaccaaaaccaaGCTGTGGAAACTTAAAGGGAACTTGCAGTTCAAAAACTAGTTTGGGTTGTGACAGCAGCTCAACTAGAACTTCCATACCAAACTATACCATACCTATATCCAGTTTTGGAGATTCAAAAGGTCGTTTGAGTTCTGTAGCAATTAAGGCAAGTGAAAGCAATTCAACAACAAGCACCATTACATTTGAAGGTACTCATCAACAACCACAAAAGTCCTTGGAGGTATCCAGTGGACCATTTGGTCACACAAGTGGACTCTTGTCAGTTATGAGGATTACTCTTAGAAAGAGTTGTGCTACAAGACAAGCATCAAGAGTGGAGATCAATAAGTGTCAGCAATCAGAAGGATGTAAATCTTCTGCTGGCAAGTCCAGTGTGGGATCGTCTTCAAATCCTGGTTATGATGTTAAGGATAGGACAGCTACAGCACTACGGAACAGAGATAGGACCCCAGATAGTAGAAACGTAATGCGAACTTCTCAAACGGCTGTGAACAGAGGAAGAGCCTCAACTACATCTAAGGCATCAAATGTTCTAGTTGATTATAGGACTAATAATTCAAGAAAGGAAGGTAAAAGAATTGTTGCAAAGTCAACCACCAAGGATGCTGTGAAATCAAAG GTTGTATGTCAGACTGTAAACAGAAAAGGTTTGGTACCACTTAGAGTTAATGAACAAGATCCATTGACGGCTGCTACAAAAGCTAAGAGCAAAGTGGGAGTTGGTGCATCCAATAGATTGGCAGGTGGTGGGAAGGAAAATGCAAGAGGAAAGCTAGCTGTGAGCCAGAAATCTAGTGGCAGAGACATAGTTAGGGGTCAGACAGGGAAGAAGCAGAGTATATCACGAAAGGGTGATAAAACAGGATTCACTGGTCCAAAG GGAAAAATCAGTGGACGAAGTGAAGGAAAAACCTCAATGAATGTGCATCAGAAGGTGTTCCTCCCATAA